A single region of the Ptychodera flava strain L36383 chromosome 9, AS_Pfla_20210202, whole genome shotgun sequence genome encodes:
- the LOC139141234 gene encoding lipoxygenase homology domain-containing protein 1-like, with protein MDNSDYRITVKTGDVKDVDVVTDAKASIILHGGQGRKSDEIPLNIVLKNDLERGRIDTFAYSDIANIGDIGKIELRRDATGSAGDWYVDVVEVEHASSKKYFFQSIDGSMGHIIFKNSIAVYRRMIHTHSNAEKSWP; from the coding sequence ATGGATAACTCTGACTACAGAATCACTGTCAAAACTGGCGATGTCAAAGATGTCGACGTCGTTACAGATGCGAAGGCCTCCATCATCTTGCATGGCGGCCAGGGGCGAAAATCAGATGAGATACCGCTGAATATCGTTTTGAAAAACGATTTAGAAAGAGGCAGGATTGATACCTTCGCTTACTCTGACATCGCTAACATTGGCGATATCGGAAAAATCGAATTACGGCGTGACGCTACAGGGAGTGCCGGTGACTGGTACGTCGATGTCGTTGAAGTCGAGCATGCTAGCAGTAAGAAGTACTTCTTCCAGTCCATCGATGGATCGATGGGACACATCATATTCAAGAATTCGATTGCTGTCTACCGCAGGATGATCCACACCCACAGCAACGCAGAGAAGAGTTGGCCGTAA